A genomic segment from Papaver somniferum cultivar HN1 unplaced genomic scaffold, ASM357369v1 unplaced-scaffold_3, whole genome shotgun sequence encodes:
- the LOC113341542 gene encoding uncharacterized protein LOC113341542, whose translation MEDSQSTPASVNSNAMFPPLHPPPRSSNASTEVSSVGLVPTAGEAPSAPAANVSDVSPASKKRKKTSWVWDHVDIDHAPSTMVTCKKYKQRMKADFYTWDRLLE comes from the exons ATGGAGGATTCACAATCAACACCT GCTTCCGTTAACTCAAATGCAATGTTTCCACCACTACATCCTCCTCCAAGATCTTCTAACGCCTCTACAGAAGTTAGTTCAGTTGGACTAGTACCAACTGCAGGTGAAGCTCCATCTGCACCAGCTGCCAATGTTTCCGATGTTTCACCAGCTTCTAAGAAGCGGAAGAAAACTTCATGGGTATGGGATCACGTTGATATAGACCATGCACCTTCGACAATGGTAACTTGCAAGAAATATAAACAAAGAATGAAAGCTGACTTCTAcacatgggaccggctccttgaatAA